The segment AGTAATGAAGTCacttatattaaataatttatttatgatttataaaaaggataatacattaaaaaaggaaacttcaaatgaaaaggaaaatcttatatatatgaaatgagaacaaaaaaaagaattagcaaattataaaataattcacatatatatatatatgtgtgtatgtatgtatgtatgtatacatatacatttaacaaaaaaagaatgaaaataaaaaggaaaaacatATTGCTCAAATTACTTCAAATGGCATCCTTTGGTGACAAAAATAAACATTGGCAtctgtaaataaaaaaataaataaataaataaataaaataaataaataaacaaataaataaataaataaacaaataaataaataaataaataaacaaataaataaataaataaacaaataaataaataaataaataaacaaataaacaaataaataaataaataaataaacaaataaatattgatatatcttatccatataataaataaacctTTTTGTgccatttaaaatatttgattttattttcttactTGTGAGTAAAATGCAATTTATGGATATTAAGATATCCAGGTTCTCCATCATactgaaaatatattttgtttttatttttaataaactttttattaattttaacaaCAATTTCACTACCTTGACACAATTTGATTGCTTTAGACATTCCTATTTGTACTTGAAATAAATGGAATATATTTCTAAAGCCTATAACTTCAATAACtttatcattaattttttgttttcgaTATTTGtgttgtctttttttttgtttataagaATCTAATCTATatgatttataaatattatttgcaTAATCTGATGCATTTTCATTTCTATTAATAAacttttcaatattttttatttcaggagaattaatatttgtttgatttattaatagatctttttttaatgatatattattcataatattttgtttatcttGATcagtatataattttttatacatattatcatatctattataaatatttgtacCACTTGAATAACTTTCAAAactattatcattaatattatctgtattatatttttcatctttattaataatactatcattattttttattttacattttgttttttttttcttctttttcttctttttattattatgatgatgatgatctGCTTTTTCGTGATCACTTATATATTCACTATCattcattttgttattttccttttcaaaatcagaataataatttttttctaattcatcatctttccatatttttattcctcCTAAGAAGTAaggtatatttattatacaaaCACTTTCTAGattttcttctatatttactttttttccatcacaataaatttttatatttttatttaatttatatttatatgtattaaaacaaaaatctCTAAACCCTACTTcaccatataatattttatttcctaTTCTACTATTGAAAAAGTGTGGATATTTTTTCctaatattatcaaaatgtAAAGCTAACCTAGCTATAATTCCTATATCGAAATAATTGATAAaactattatttaaaattaaattattatttgaatcaTATCCTTTCATATTCCATACATCTACTAATTCATTTTTACaatgttttaatttatttaaataaaaaaatatatcattattatattcactACCCCAACCTAAACTAATGCTTAAATCATTCCCAGTACCTAATGGTAATATACTAATAGGTGTTGTAGAAATACATGATTCTAATGAATACTTAttatcttcttcattatcTTTTTCTAGATTTGTTTCTTCACTTagttcttttaatattaaattgcTATGAGTACATTGTATATCATCTTTACTTTTATCACAACTATCAAAAAAAGTCTCATCATCTATGTGacttttttcatcatatcctgtgtttaataatttataatctttattaatattttctaatatattgCATTGTTTTTCAAACATACACATTTCACCTTTATTAAATTCTTCTATATTGTTAATTTTGTTTAAaccttcattttttttatccgtCATATTATGAAgatcttcattatttataataatgctACTGTTATTATGACTACtattagtattattattattattatgattattattatgattattattatgattatcattatgattattatcattattattatcattattattatcattattattatcattattattatcattattattatcattattattagtaatagtagtagtagttgTAGTAGTAATAGtcgttttattattattattattattattttttttttttttattattgctGGGAACAGAAACCATAGTAGAATCaccattattgttatcaccttttactatatatttaagtTTCTTCTTCTTGGTATCTCCATAATATCCACATAAGTTATCACTAATATTTGTTGTCATATGTAAATCATTAgagtttttattattatgatcataaTATACATTGTGATATATACTTTCTCCTTCAAATCCTGTGGCTGAAAAATAACAatcttcatttatatcaGATCCATGATCATTCATAATAGaactattatttttgttgttatctttttttttttctttttttttatggttCTGTTcaattttattcttattctcCTCCGTAATATCTTCGTATGCATCATCCTTTTCatgtatatctttattttgaaaatttttgATTTGTCTATAAatatgttcataattttcGGTAACATTTAATGTATCTTCATTAACTTTGGTTTTAAAAAGTTGTTCTTTTATGCTAGagaatttttcttcttcatcaccatcttcatcatctgtATCACTAAAATCGCTTGTATCTTCTTCACTAGTGGAATATTTATCattgtcattattatcattatttttcttattttccttcatttttctttttataagaaaaaatttagATGATAATTTCCCACCTTGAGTATTCATATGATTATTTGTGTTGTTATTCGCTTGTGATGTGGGCGTACCGCCCCCCcactttttctttaaaagatctttattatatcttattttttctGTAATGTTAGttaatgttttatttaaaaaggtTGTTTTATTAGATGAGgttgttttgtttttattatcaagAATAGGTTCTTTATTGACTTGCTCATTTTTTTGCACttgttctttattttcattgTTTGAATTTTGTTTTAAGAAGAACTTTATTAAAGTATCTATAAAAATACTTATAGTACCATCACCTCCACATATaagtaatataattttttttaaataaaacatttgtttaaacatatttaatgcatttaatacatttttttcatttttgatatttataatttgtataGGATTAAAATACATTAACAATTCTTGATAAAGATTTTTTCCTGTTTGTCCTCCACTTTTTACATTTACAAAAATGAGTAGAAATGTTTTATTACTTTTGATATGATAAATTGGTAAATGTACTGGGAAGAAATT is part of the Plasmodium falciparum 3D7 genome assembly, chromosome: 9 genome and harbors:
- a CDS encoding diacylglycerol kinase, putative, whose protein sequence is MEDFAYIDKNVYINILLVFIKKIKDYIVGIGILKILFCVCIILLSIFIAKRKNKKKKKIHVYLQLNRKKNNSTKVSNSSKKSTISNEDEISQKNLSKISDNGKLEEISNGYYHLTYTSHIFNLKTINRIELCNVCEENIYSFFFHKKNIFECIMCRNKCHIECAPNSNLMSCKTSVFFKNKHKFIKLRNCSWNDKCDICDQKFYFFSLYTLLKRHIYKCIWCNKYFHLRCLIKNSYKKKKIIKEDENVVDTQKMKNLCTYGNNEYILYPYQLTIKENVLIDFLISAYNKVQENDIKLDDIFLSYTLNDFYNLEKKFKKDMIEPIEHFPSYKFRSVNDLLYFDYVNHFKSFRNIKKKKKKKIIQIHLNFLLNFFPVHLPIYHIKSNKTFLLIFVNVKSGGQTGKNLYQELLMYFNPIQIINIKNEKNVLNALNMFKQMFYLKKIILLICGGDGTISIFIDTLIKFFLKQNSNNENKEQVQKNEQVNKEPILDNKNKTTSSNKTTFLNKTLTNITEKIRYNKDLLKKKWGGGTPTSQANNNTNNHMNTQGGKLSSKFFLIKRKMKENKKNNDNNDNDKYSTSEEDTSDFSDTDDEDGDEEEKFSSIKEQLFKTKVNEDTLNVTENYEHIYRQIKNFQNKDIHEKDDAYEDITEENKNKIEQNHKKKEKKKDNNKNNSSIMNDHGSDINEDCYFSATGFEGESIYHNVYYDHNNKNSNDLHMTTNISDNLCGYYGDTKKKKLKYIVKGDNNNGDSTMVSVPSNNKKKKNNNNNNNKTTITTTTTTTITNNNDNNNDNNNDNNNDNNNDNNNDNNHNDNHNNNHNNNHNNNNNTNSSHNNSSIIINNEDLHNMTDKKNEGLNKINNIEEFNKGEMCMFEKQCNILENINKDYKLLNTGYDEKSHIDDETFFDSCDKSKDDIQCTHSNLILKELSEETNLEKDNEEDNKYSLESCISTTPISILPLGTGNDLSISLGWGSEYNNDIFFYLNKLKHCKNELVDVWNMKGYDSNNNLILNNSFINYFDIGIIARLALHFDNIRKKYPHFFNSRIGNKILYGEVGFRDFCFNTYKYKLNKNIKIYCDGKKVNIEENLESVCIINIPYFLGGIKIWKDDELEKNYYSDFEKENNKMNDSEYISDHEKADHHHHNNKKKKKKKKKTKCKIKNNDSIINKDEKYNTDNINDNSFESYSSGTNIYNRYDNMYKKLYTDQDKQNIMNNISLKKDLLINQTNINSPEIKNIEKFINRNENASDYANNIYKSYRLDSYKQKKRQHKYRKQKINDKVIEVIGFRNIFHLFQVQIGMSKAIKLCQGSEIVVKINKKFIKNKNKIYFQYDGEPGYLNIHKLHFTHKCQCLFLSPKDAI